ACAGGTCACGTCTATCAAACCAGATGCGTTCAACAGCGCCCCGGAGCTTATGACTCCGGGGCGCTTTCTTGTTGCTGCCTGCTGGCGGCGTGACTGTTTTCCCTTCCTCATTTGCCAAGAAAGGGGCAGGCACTTCGCTGTTCCCGCCACGCGGGCCGCTGCACCACGAAGTTCGGTTTTAGCTCTGTATCGTCGTACTGTTCATGCCAGACCGGGGTGGTGGCAGGCGAGAGCGGCGGAATGAGCCACGACCAGCGGCCAGTGGCGGTACGCCCCGCCTGCGCTTCCAGCTCCACAAAGTGCTGGAACTGCCGCGTGACGCTGTGGTGGTCAGCGATGCGCACGCCTGCCGCGTCGAAGGAGTGCAGCACGGCCACATTCAGTTCCACCAGGGCGCGGTCCAGCCACAGCGAGCGGCGCCGGCTGGTGTCGAGCCCCAGTGCCTGTGCCACAGCGGGCAGCAGGTTGTAGCGCCCTTCATCGGCCAGATTGCGCGCGGCGATTTCGGTCTGCAGATACCAGCCGTTAAAGGGGGCGCAGGCGAAGGCCTGGCCCGCCACTTCCAGCGTCATATTGCTGATCACTGGCAGGGCGTGCCAGCGCAGCCCCAGGGCGCCAAGGCCTGGGCAATCGGGGTGGGTGATGGGCACCTCATACACCGCGTCTGCGGGCAACTCGAACAGCGTCACCTGCCCCTGCGTCTCTATCGCCAGGGGCAGCACGTCAAAGGGCGTACCCGGCCCCCCGGCCCACCCCAGGCGCTGCAGGTGCCCGGTCAGGGCCACGTTCTGCGGATCGCCCCGCACCGTCCCGTCGGGCTGGCGGTAGCCGGCGTAGCGGATGAGCTGGTCGTTGTGGAGGCGCACGCCGGGCCCAAACACGCTGAGGATCGGCAGAATCCGCCCGCCATTCAGCGCCGCGCGCAGATGGTCACACAGGTGGGCAAACACCTCTGGGGCCGCCGTCACCTGCCGCAGGTCCCGCACCTGCAGGCTGGCCCAGGGCAGCCGCCCCACGCAGCGGGTGCTGTGGCGCCACGCCATGCGCGCGCCGTGGGTCAGCTCGGCGCTGCTGAGGGTCAGGTGGCCGCCGCGCAGTACCTCCTGGCGGCGCTGGGCCAGGCCAGGGGCCCCAGTTTCCGCGTGATACGCCTCCAGAAAGGCCAGTGCCTCCTGCAGCTCATGCGGGGGGGCGGCATCGGGCAGGCGGGGCGCAGGCATCCTGACCATGCTGCCCGCCACGGGGGCCGAAAATGTCCCTGAGGGGCAGGGCAAGGGGCCTGGCTTCCCCTGGGACAGCGTCAGGACCGCTCGCCCCTGGATAAAGCGCAGGCGCCGCCCTGGGGCCTCAGCGGCGTTATCTCTTCTTAGGGAAGTCGGCAGCGGTGGCCGCACTCCGGTAGCGTGGAAGGGCGCATGGAAAAGCACGAGATCAGGCTGGGGCACACACTGGGGTGGCAACCATGACGGACCACACCGAGGTGCTGGCCCTGCAACAGCGCGTCCAGGCCCTGGAGGCCGAGGTCCAGACCGCCCAGCAGGCGGCCCGGGCCCTGTTTGC
The nucleotide sequence above comes from Deinococcus multiflagellatus. Encoded proteins:
- a CDS encoding nitric oxide synthase oxygenase encodes the protein MPAPRLPDAAPPHELQEALAFLEAYHAETGAPGLAQRRQEVLRGGHLTLSSAELTHGARMAWRHSTRCVGRLPWASLQVRDLRQVTAAPEVFAHLCDHLRAALNGGRILPILSVFGPGVRLHNDQLIRYAGYRQPDGTVRGDPQNVALTGHLQRLGWAGGPGTPFDVLPLAIETQGQVTLFELPADAVYEVPITHPDCPGLGALGLRWHALPVISNMTLEVAGQAFACAPFNGWYLQTEIAARNLADEGRYNLLPAVAQALGLDTSRRRSLWLDRALVELNVAVLHSFDAAGVRIADHHSVTRQFQHFVELEAQAGRTATGRWSWLIPPLSPATTPVWHEQYDDTELKPNFVVQRPAWREQRSACPFLGK